A stretch of Calditrichota bacterium DNA encodes these proteins:
- a CDS encoding type II toxin-antitoxin system PemK/MazF family toxin has translation MAPYRSRKLAGVKAYLRGDIVVANLEPVEGSEQRGEARPCLIVSSDQINQTLPIVIICPLTTKFRGHYRFGPVIFPAGVGGLQEDSVVLTMQIRSIDKSRIKRYIGSVSRDRMEELAESLRVVLDLD, from the coding sequence ATGGCGCCATACAGAAGTAGAAAACTGGCCGGAGTGAAGGCATATCTCCGTGGTGACATCGTCGTCGCCAATCTGGAACCGGTTGAAGGAAGCGAACAGCGAGGCGAGGCGCGCCCCTGCCTTATCGTCTCATCCGACCAGATCAATCAGACACTGCCCATTGTAATAATCTGCCCACTAACGACCAAATTCCGGGGACACTATCGCTTTGGCCCCGTGATCTTTCCCGCAGGTGTGGGAGGATTGCAAGAAGACAGCGTAGTGCTGACGATGCAGATTCGAAGCATCGATAAAAGTCGTATCAAACGATATATCGGGTCAGTATCACGGGACAGGATGGAAGAACTCGCCGAGAGCCTCCGCGTTGTCCTCGACCTCGACTAA